The following are encoded together in the Parabacteroides chongii genome:
- a CDS encoding GlsB/YeaQ/YmgE family stress response membrane protein produces MGIIGSIIIGILAGFLAGKILKGSGFGLIVNLIVGIIGGVLGGWLFGLLGLSVNGVIGSLVMSTVGAIVLLWIVSLFKK; encoded by the coding sequence ATGGGAATTATAGGTTCGATTATTATTGGTATCCTTGCCGGCTTTCTGGCTGGGAAAATATTAAAGGGAAGTGGATTCGGGTTGATTGTAAACCTGATAGTAGGTATCATCGGCGGTGTATTGGGCGGATGGCTATTCGGACTGCTGGGATTGAGCGTGAACGGAGTCATCGGAAGCCTGGTCATGTCGACCGTCGGTGCCATCGTTTTATTATGGATCGTTTCTCTATTTAAAAAATAG